One Perognathus longimembris pacificus isolate PPM17 chromosome 2, ASM2315922v1, whole genome shotgun sequence DNA segment encodes these proteins:
- the LOC125345769 gene encoding U6 snRNA-associated Sm-like protein LSm2 has product MLFYSFFKSLMGKDVVVERKNDLSICGTLHSVDQYLNIKVTDISVTDPEKYPHMLSVKNCFIRGSVVHYVQLPADEVDTQLLQDAARNEALQQKQ; this is encoded by the coding sequence ATGCTCTTCTACTCATTTTTCAAGTCCCTCATGGGCAAGGATGTGGTCGTGGAGCGCAAGAATGACTTGAGCATCTGTGGAACCCTCCATTCCGTGGATCAGTATCTCAACATCAAAGTAACTGACATCAGTGTTACAGATCCTGAGAAATATCCTCACATGTTGTCAGTGAAGAACTGCTTCATCCGGGGCTCAGTGGTCCACTATGTGCAGTTGCCAGCAGATGAAGTGGACACACAGTTGCTACAGGATGCAGCAAGGAACGAAGCCCTGCAGCAGAAACAGTGA